The following coding sequences are from one Pseudonocardia sp. EC080619-01 window:
- a CDS encoding PrsW family intramembrane metalloprotease, with product MASPTAPSGRHPYAPVPAPSAKRRGVLLPVVGLVVLALLTVITIGVLQRAIGTGGVVIGTLAALLPVVPVVAAFLWVDRWEPEPPRMLMGAFLWGAGFAALMSLLINTSASTVLDAAAGRGAGDLFGPVVVAPVIEEFAKGLFVVGLLAFRRREFDGIVDGIVYAGIVAAGFAFSENILYLGRAVSDPETAGVLATLFVRGIASPFAHPLFTCMIGIAAGFAVASRSVGVRVLAMIAGYVAAVVLHALWNGASVLAASPGAFYEVYIFVMVPIFAGMITLVVFARRREARIVAAQLPGFAAAGWIAPSEVPLLARMSRRRGWRALVQRRSGKAAAKAVAEYQAAVTELAFMRNRIARGAVRESAGALHDEKLAAVLRTRAIAVGVPEALVAAWARQRPSGWQPPPPAAPDGSFSGAFRIPTFPEGQVPGTTPGSAGPAVPGLRGGPPGPASGSPGGPAPAPPGGGASRGPAGPGGRSEPAGPSGRRESAGPGGRPELTGAGGGSPGPGGPPPGAAPWPGAPAEGPPRPGTSSAAEGVPRQGPPAPAGGAVRQGSPAPAGGAAGQGPPAPAEGATRPVGRPEDPAADPARGRHHDNPGNPGPTRPMRRPGDPAAPQDPAPRSRHEQD from the coding sequence ATGGCCTCCCCCACGGCGCCGTCCGGCCGCCACCCGTACGCCCCGGTGCCGGCACCGTCGGCGAAGCGGCGCGGGGTGCTGCTCCCGGTCGTCGGGCTCGTCGTCCTCGCGCTGCTGACCGTGATCACGATCGGGGTCCTGCAGCGCGCGATCGGGACCGGCGGCGTCGTCATCGGGACGCTCGCCGCGCTGCTGCCCGTCGTACCGGTGGTCGCCGCCTTCCTGTGGGTGGACCGGTGGGAGCCGGAACCGCCGCGGATGCTGATGGGCGCGTTCCTCTGGGGCGCCGGGTTCGCCGCCCTGATGTCGCTGCTGATCAACACGAGTGCGTCGACGGTGCTCGACGCCGCCGCCGGGCGCGGCGCCGGGGACCTGTTCGGTCCGGTCGTCGTCGCGCCGGTGATCGAGGAGTTCGCCAAGGGCCTGTTCGTCGTCGGGCTGCTGGCGTTCCGGCGGCGCGAGTTCGACGGGATCGTCGACGGCATCGTCTACGCCGGCATCGTCGCCGCCGGGTTCGCCTTCTCGGAGAACATCCTCTACCTCGGCCGGGCGGTCTCCGACCCGGAGACGGCCGGGGTGCTCGCGACGCTGTTCGTCCGCGGGATCGCCTCGCCGTTCGCGCACCCGCTGTTCACCTGCATGATCGGGATCGCGGCGGGGTTCGCGGTCGCCAGCCGCAGTGTCGGCGTCCGGGTGCTGGCGATGATCGCCGGCTACGTCGCCGCGGTGGTGCTGCACGCGCTGTGGAACGGCGCGTCGGTGCTGGCCGCCTCGCCGGGGGCGTTCTACGAGGTCTACATCTTCGTGATGGTCCCGATCTTCGCCGGGATGATCACGCTCGTCGTGTTCGCCCGCCGCCGCGAGGCGCGGATCGTCGCCGCCCAGCTGCCCGGGTTCGCGGCGGCGGGGTGGATCGCGCCGAGCGAGGTCCCGCTGCTGGCCCGGATGTCGCGGCGCCGCGGCTGGCGGGCGCTGGTCCAGCGGCGCTCCGGGAAGGCCGCCGCGAAGGCCGTCGCGGAGTACCAGGCGGCCGTCACCGAGCTGGCGTTCATGCGGAACCGGATCGCCCGCGGCGCCGTCCGGGAGAGCGCCGGGGCGCTGCACGACGAGAAGCTGGCCGCCGTGCTGCGGACCCGGGCGATCGCCGTCGGGGTGCCGGAGGCGCTGGTCGCGGCCTGGGCCCGGCAGCGTCCGTCGGGGTGGCAGCCACCGCCCCCGGCCGCGCCGGACGGCAGCTTCTCCGGGGCGTTCCGGATCCCCACCTTCCCGGAGGGGCAGGTCCCCGGGACGACGCCCGGATCGGCCGGCCCCGCCGTGCCCGGGCTGCGCGGCGGGCCTCCGGGTCCGGCGTCCGGGAGCCCGGGTGGCCCGGCGCCGGCGCCGCCGGGCGGTGGTGCGAGCCGCGGTCCCGCAGGTCCCGGTGGACGGTCGGAACCCGCAGGTCCGAGTGGGCGACGGGAATCCGCAGGTCCGGGTGGGCGGCCGGAGCTCACGGGGGCCGGTGGTGGTTCCCCGGGGCCGGGCGGGCCACCGCCGGGCGCCGCACCGTGGCCCGGGGCTCCCGCCGAGGGGCCGCCGCGTCCGGGAACGTCCAGTGCCGCGGAGGGCGTGCCGCGCCAGGGCCCACCGGCTCCGGCCGGGGGAGCCGTGCGCCAGGGCTCGCCGGCTCCGGCTGGTGGAGCTGCGGGCCAGGGTCCGCCGGCTCCGGCCGAGGGGGCGACCCGCCCGGTCGGGCGTCCGGAGGACCCGGCAGCCGACCCGGCCCGCGGCCGTCACCACGACAATCCCGGGAACCCGGGCCCGACCCGCCCGATGCGTCGCCCCGGGGACCCCGCCGCACCCCAGGACCCCGCGCCCCGCAGCCGGCACGAACAGGACTGA
- a CDS encoding Rossmann-like and DUF2520 domain-containing protein, translated as MDAGRPARLAVGVVSAGRVGSVLGAALERAGHHVVAASGVSKASVRRAAELLPDTPLLPPDEVCTQADLVLLAVPDDVLPGLVRGLAAAGCFRPGQIVVHTAGSQGTAVLEPAAAQGVLPLALHPAMTFTGRPEDVERLASCCIGVTAPGEAGEDDPGADPRDAVGWSVAEALVLEMSAEPVRVPEAMRPLYHAALAHGANHLMTLVGDCIELLETAGIRPADRLVAPLLSAALDNALRHGDRALTGPVARGDAGTLRTHLDRITAADPGLAAAYRALAGRTARRAAAAGLLDQAGLDDVEKTLEDT; from the coding sequence ATCGATGCCGGCCGCCCCGCGCGGCTCGCCGTCGGCGTGGTCTCCGCCGGACGAGTCGGTTCGGTGCTGGGAGCCGCGCTCGAGCGGGCGGGCCACCACGTCGTGGCCGCCTCCGGGGTCTCGAAGGCCTCGGTGCGGCGGGCCGCGGAACTGCTCCCGGACACCCCGCTGCTGCCCCCGGACGAGGTCTGCACGCAGGCCGACCTGGTGCTGCTCGCCGTCCCCGACGACGTCCTGCCCGGCCTGGTGCGCGGGCTCGCCGCCGCCGGGTGCTTCCGGCCCGGCCAGATCGTCGTCCACACCGCGGGCTCGCAGGGCACGGCCGTGCTGGAACCGGCCGCCGCCCAGGGGGTCCTGCCGCTGGCGCTGCACCCGGCGATGACCTTCACCGGCCGCCCCGAGGACGTCGAGCGCCTCGCGTCGTGCTGCATCGGCGTCACCGCCCCCGGTGAGGCGGGCGAGGACGACCCCGGCGCCGACCCCCGCGACGCCGTCGGCTGGAGCGTCGCCGAGGCGCTCGTCCTGGAGATGTCGGCCGAGCCGGTGCGCGTCCCGGAGGCGATGCGCCCGCTCTACCACGCTGCGCTCGCCCACGGCGCCAACCACCTGATGACCCTGGTCGGTGACTGCATCGAGCTGCTGGAGACCGCGGGCATCCGGCCGGCCGACCGGCTCGTCGCCCCGCTGCTCTCCGCGGCGCTGGACAACGCGCTGCGGCACGGCGACCGGGCTCTGACGGGGCCGGTGGCGCGCGGCGACGCCGGCACGCTCCGCACCCATCTGGACCGCATCACCGCCGCGGACCCCGGCCTGGCGGCCGCCTACCGCGCCCTGGCGGGGCGGACCGCCCGCCGCGCCGCGGCCGCCGGCCTGCTGGACCAGGCCGGACTGGACGACGTCGAGAAGACACTGGAGGACACGTGA
- the panC gene encoding pantoate--beta-alanine ligase, which translates to MSGSSTSPGSTRNGYAAGRLTVHSDPAKLAPVTRALRGAGRKIVLIPTMGALHEGHRELIRHARRLPGTVVPVVSIFVNPLQFGAGEDLDRYPRPLEADLEVCREEGVELVFTPQAEHMYPPGSDTRIAAGALGDDLEGGSRKGHFDGVLTVVAKLFHIVGPDLAMFGEKDYQQLTLVRRMVRDLDFPLQIVGVPTVREDDGTALSSRNAYLDPEQRRAAAVLSRALAAGAGVSARGKDAVLAAARAELDSEPGVELDYLELRGTDLGPAPDGGEGRLLVAARFGATRLIDNVPVAF; encoded by the coding sequence GTGAGCGGCAGCTCGACCTCGCCCGGCTCCACCCGGAACGGCTACGCGGCCGGCCGGCTGACCGTGCACTCCGACCCGGCGAAGCTGGCGCCCGTCACCCGGGCCCTGCGCGGTGCCGGGCGGAAGATCGTCCTGATCCCGACCATGGGCGCCCTGCACGAGGGGCACCGGGAGCTGATCCGGCACGCCCGTCGCCTGCCGGGCACCGTCGTCCCGGTCGTGTCGATCTTCGTGAACCCGCTGCAGTTCGGTGCGGGCGAGGACCTCGACCGCTACCCGCGCCCGCTGGAGGCCGATCTCGAGGTCTGCCGGGAGGAGGGCGTCGAGCTCGTGTTCACCCCGCAGGCCGAGCACATGTACCCGCCGGGCTCGGACACCCGCATCGCCGCCGGGGCGCTCGGCGACGACCTGGAGGGCGGGAGCCGGAAGGGGCACTTCGACGGCGTGCTCACCGTCGTCGCCAAGCTGTTCCACATCGTCGGCCCGGACCTGGCGATGTTCGGGGAGAAGGACTACCAGCAGCTGACCCTGGTCCGCAGGATGGTGCGCGACCTGGACTTCCCGCTGCAGATCGTCGGCGTCCCCACCGTCCGTGAGGACGACGGCACGGCGCTCTCCTCCCGCAACGCCTACCTCGACCCGGAGCAGCGCCGGGCGGCCGCCGTGCTGTCCCGGGCGCTCGCCGCCGGTGCGGGGGTCTCGGCCCGCGGGAAGGACGCCGTCCTGGCCGCCGCCCGGGCCGAGCTCGACTCCGAGCCGGGCGTCGAGCTCGACTACCTGGAGCTGCGCGGCACCGACCTCGGCCCCGCCCCCGACGGCGGTGAGGGACGACTGCTCGTCGCCGCCCGGTTCGGAGCCACCCGCCTGATCGACAACGTCCCCGTCGCGTTCTGA
- the panD gene encoding aspartate 1-decarboxylase has protein sequence MYRTMMKSKIHRATVTQADLHYVGSVTIDADLMAAADLLEGEQVTIVDITNGARLETYAITGEPGSGIIGINGAAAHLVHPGDLVILISYGSYDEAELRDYRPRVVFVDADNAVAELGADPGHAPDGSGLLTSAAR, from the coding sequence GTGTACCGCACCATGATGAAGTCCAAGATCCACCGCGCGACCGTCACCCAGGCCGACCTGCACTACGTGGGCTCCGTGACGATCGACGCCGACCTGATGGCCGCCGCCGACCTGCTCGAGGGTGAGCAGGTCACGATCGTCGACATCACCAACGGCGCCCGGCTGGAGACCTACGCGATCACCGGGGAGCCCGGTTCCGGGATCATCGGGATCAACGGCGCCGCCGCGCACCTGGTGCACCCCGGTGACCTGGTCATCCTGATCTCGTACGGCTCCTACGACGAGGCCGAGCTGCGCGACTACCGCCCGCGGGTGGTCTTCGTCGACGCCGACAACGCCGTCGCCGAGCTGGGTGCCGACCCCGGACACGCGCCGGACGGATCGGGTCTGCTGACGAGCGCCGCCCGCTAG
- a CDS encoding type III pantothenate kinase, with protein MLLCIDVGNTDVSLGLYPEPEPGTDPSSLSPEPERRWRMRTDTRATADELDLMITGMLGKHFAGVDAVVALSTVPGPSRELRTLLARWSDRMRALVVGPGVRTGVPLLVDHPREVGADRVVNSLAAHHLFGTACICVDLGTCTNVDVVSARGEFLGGALAPGIDIAMQALAERASSLRPVDLVEPRSVIGRTTVEAVQAGVLYGAAGQVDGLVRRILAELGADVGPVTVAVTGGLAELVYGRADTVTHHVPDLTLHGLRLTHLRHHRPR; from the coding sequence GTGCTGCTCTGCATCGACGTCGGGAACACCGACGTCTCGCTCGGGCTCTACCCCGAGCCGGAGCCGGGGACGGACCCGTCGTCGCTGTCGCCGGAGCCGGAACGGCGGTGGCGGATGCGCACCGACACCCGCGCCACCGCCGACGAGCTCGACCTGATGATCACCGGGATGCTCGGCAAGCACTTCGCCGGGGTCGACGCCGTCGTGGCCCTGTCCACCGTGCCCGGCCCGTCCCGCGAGCTGCGCACCCTGCTGGCCCGCTGGTCGGACCGGATGCGGGCGCTCGTCGTCGGGCCGGGGGTGCGCACCGGGGTGCCGCTGCTGGTCGACCACCCGCGCGAGGTCGGTGCGGACCGGGTGGTGAACAGTCTGGCGGCGCACCACCTGTTCGGTACCGCGTGCATCTGCGTCGACCTGGGCACCTGCACCAACGTCGACGTCGTCTCCGCGCGCGGGGAGTTCCTCGGCGGGGCGCTCGCACCGGGGATCGACATCGCGATGCAGGCGCTCGCCGAGCGGGCGTCGTCGCTGCGGCCGGTGGATCTCGTCGAGCCGCGGTCGGTGATCGGCCGGACGACGGTCGAGGCCGTCCAGGCGGGGGTGCTCTACGGCGCCGCCGGCCAGGTCGACGGCCTGGTGCGGCGGATCCTCGCCGAGCTCGGCGCCGACGTCGGGCCGGTCACCGTCGCCGTCACCGGGGGGCTCGCGGAGCTCGTGTACGGCCGGGCGGACACGGTCACCCACCACGTGCCGGACCTGACGCTGCACGGGCTCCGTCTGACCCACCTGCGCCACCACCGGCCGCGCTGA
- the lysS gene encoding lysine--tRNA ligase: protein MRVRRAKRAELLAAGTEPYPVEVARTHTLRQVRDAHPDLPPDTATGEKVAVAGRVIFVRNTGKLCFATLREGDGTELQAMLSLDRVGAEELARWKSVVDLGDFVLVRGEVITSRRGELSVQADEWSIASKSVRPLPTAHKELSEENRVRQRYVDLILRPQARETVRARSTVLRTVREALTDLDFVEVETPMLQLLHGGATARPFVTHANALGSDLYLRIAPELFLKRCVVGGIERVFELNRVFRNEGIDSTHSPEFAMLEAYQAYATYDDMAVLTRDLIQSAARSLFGSTTVRHQDGTEHDLGGEWRSVTIYGSVSEAVGQDVTPDTDLGVVQEIAAKHDVDVTEYPTLAQIVLELFEKLVEHTLIEPTFVRDFPVEVRPLTRAHRDDPRLSESWDLIVFGVELATAYSELVDPVEQRERLHAQSVKAAAGDPEAMQLDEDFLRAMEYGMPPTGGMGMGVDRLLMTLTGLGIRETILFPLVRGES from the coding sequence ATGCGGGTGCGCCGGGCCAAGCGCGCGGAGCTGCTGGCCGCCGGCACCGAGCCGTACCCGGTCGAGGTCGCCCGCACGCACACCCTGCGCCAGGTCCGTGACGCCCACCCGGACCTGCCCCCGGACACCGCGACCGGCGAGAAGGTCGCCGTCGCCGGCCGGGTGATCTTCGTGCGGAACACCGGCAAGCTCTGCTTCGCCACGCTGCGCGAGGGCGACGGCACCGAGCTGCAGGCGATGCTCTCGCTGGACCGGGTCGGCGCCGAGGAGCTGGCGCGCTGGAAGTCCGTGGTCGATCTCGGGGACTTCGTCCTCGTGCGCGGTGAAGTGATCACCTCGCGGCGGGGCGAGCTCTCCGTCCAGGCCGACGAGTGGTCGATCGCGTCCAAGTCGGTCCGGCCGCTGCCGACCGCGCACAAGGAGCTCTCCGAGGAGAACCGGGTCCGGCAGCGCTACGTGGACCTGATCCTGCGCCCGCAGGCCCGTGAGACCGTCCGCGCCCGCTCCACGGTGCTGCGCACCGTGCGCGAGGCCCTGACCGACCTCGACTTCGTCGAGGTCGAGACGCCGATGCTGCAGCTGCTGCACGGCGGGGCCACCGCGCGCCCGTTCGTCACGCACGCGAACGCGCTCGGCTCCGATCTGTACCTGCGGATCGCCCCCGAGCTGTTCCTGAAGCGTTGCGTGGTGGGCGGCATCGAGAGGGTCTTCGAGCTGAACCGGGTGTTCCGGAACGAGGGCATCGACTCCACGCATTCGCCCGAGTTCGCGATGCTCGAGGCCTACCAGGCGTACGCGACCTATGACGACATGGCCGTCCTGACCCGCGACCTGATCCAGTCCGCGGCGCGGTCGCTGTTCGGCTCGACCACCGTCCGGCACCAGGACGGCACGGAGCACGATCTCGGCGGGGAGTGGCGGTCGGTCACGATCTACGGGTCGGTGTCCGAGGCCGTCGGGCAGGATGTGACACCCGACACCGATCTCGGCGTTGTGCAGGAGATCGCGGCGAAGCACGATGTCGACGTCACCGAATACCCGACGCTGGCCCAGATCGTGCTGGAGCTGTTCGAGAAGCTCGTCGAGCACACCTTGATCGAGCCGACCTTCGTCCGTGACTTCCCGGTCGAGGTGCGGCCGCTGACCCGGGCCCACCGGGACGACCCGCGACTGTCGGAGTCCTGGGACCTCATCGTGTTCGGGGTGGAGCTCGCGACCGCCTACTCGGAGCTCGTCGACCCCGTGGAGCAGCGGGAACGCCTCCACGCGCAGTCCGTGAAGGCCGCGGCGGGCGACCCGGAGGCCATGCAGCTCGACGAGGACTTCCTCCGGGCGATGGAGTACGGGATGCCGCCCACCGGCGGGATGGGGATGGGTGTCGACCGCCTGTTGATGACGCTCACCGGGCTCGGCATCCGGGAGACGATCCTGTTCCCGCTCGTGCGCGGGGAGTCGTAG
- a CDS encoding Lsr2 family protein, translating into MAQIKEVRLVDDLSGDAADETIEFGLDGRNYEIDLTDDNAKKLRDVLADYVAAARRAAGPAARRRGASNAAARRPSVDREQNQAIREWARKRGMKVSDRGRIPAEVLEAYHQEN; encoded by the coding sequence ATGGCGCAGATCAAGGAGGTCCGGCTCGTCGACGATCTGTCCGGCGACGCCGCGGACGAAACGATCGAGTTCGGGCTCGACGGCCGCAACTACGAGATCGACCTGACGGACGACAACGCGAAGAAGCTGCGGGACGTGCTCGCCGACTACGTCGCCGCGGCCCGCCGCGCGGCCGGTCCGGCCGCCCGTCGCCGTGGTGCGTCGAACGCGGCCGCCCGCCGTCCGTCGGTGGACCGTGAGCAGAACCAGGCGATCCGCGAGTGGGCCCGCAAGCGCGGGATGAAGGTCTCCGACCGCGGCCGCATCCCGGCCGAGGTCCTCGAGGCCTACCACCAGGAGAACTAA
- a CDS encoding ATP-dependent Clp protease ATP-binding subunit, producing MFERFTDRARRVVVLAQEEARMLNHNYIGTEHILLGLIHEGEGVAAKALESLGIALEGVRQQVEEIIGQGQQAPSGHIPFTPRAKKVLELSLREALQLGHNYIGTEHILLGLIREGEGVAAQVLVKLGADLNRVRQQVLQLLSGYQGKEPQESGTGGRGEGTPSSSLVLDQFGRNLTQQAREGKLDPVIGREKEIERIMQVLSRRTKNNPVLIGEAGVGKTAAVEGLGQAIVKGEVPETLKDKQLYTLDLGSLVAGSRYRGDFEERLKKVLKEIRTRGDIILFIDEIHTLVGAGAAEGAIDAASILKPMLARGELQTIGATTLDEYRKYVEKDPALERRFQPIQVSEPSVTHTIEILKGLRDRYEAHHRVTITDDALSSAATLADRYINDRFLPDKAIDLIDEAGARMRIRRMTAPPDLREFDEKIANVRRDKESAIDAQDFERAAHLRDQEKTLLGEKAEREKQWKSGDLDVVAEVDSEQIAEVLGNWTGIPVFKLTEEETTRLLRMEDELHKRIIGQEDAVKSVSQAIRRTRAGLKDPKRPSGSFIFAGPSGVGKTELSKALANFLFGEDDALIQIDMGEFHDRYTASRLFGAPPGYVGYEEGGQLTEKVRRKPFSVVLFDEIEKAHQEIYNTLLQVLEDGRLTDGQGRVVDFKNTVLIFTSNLGTQDISKAVGLGFSSGNDEASNYERMKTKVNDELKKHFRPEFLNRIDDIIVFHQLNQDQIIEMVDLMIGRVEKQLANKDMAIELTERSKKLLARRGFDPVLGARPLRRTIQREIEDQLSEKILFGELEGGQIVLVDVEGLDEDAPEDSKAYDDKAHFTFRGERKPAEPVPDTPPAALTGGDE from the coding sequence TTGTTCGAGAGGTTCACCGACCGAGCACGACGTGTTGTCGTCCTGGCCCAAGAAGAGGCCCGGATGCTCAACCACAACTACATCGGGACCGAGCACATCCTCCTTGGCCTGATCCACGAGGGTGAGGGTGTCGCCGCGAAGGCACTCGAGTCCCTCGGTATCGCTCTGGAGGGCGTGCGCCAGCAGGTCGAGGAGATCATCGGCCAGGGCCAGCAGGCCCCGTCGGGTCACATCCCCTTCACCCCGCGGGCGAAGAAGGTCCTCGAGCTGTCGTTGCGCGAGGCGCTGCAGCTCGGCCACAACTACATCGGGACCGAGCACATCCTGCTCGGCCTGATCCGCGAGGGCGAGGGCGTCGCCGCCCAGGTCCTCGTCAAGCTGGGTGCCGACCTGAACCGGGTGCGCCAGCAGGTGCTGCAGCTGCTCTCCGGCTACCAGGGCAAGGAGCCCCAGGAGTCCGGCACGGGCGGTCGCGGCGAGGGCACGCCGTCGTCGTCGCTGGTGCTGGACCAGTTCGGTCGCAACCTCACCCAGCAGGCCCGCGAGGGCAAGCTGGACCCGGTCATCGGCCGGGAGAAGGAGATCGAGCGGATCATGCAGGTCCTCTCCCGGAGGACCAAGAACAACCCGGTCCTGATCGGTGAGGCCGGCGTCGGCAAGACCGCCGCCGTCGAGGGCCTGGGCCAGGCGATCGTCAAGGGCGAGGTCCCGGAGACGCTGAAGGACAAGCAGCTCTACACCCTCGACCTCGGCTCGCTGGTCGCCGGCTCCCGCTACCGCGGTGACTTCGAGGAGCGCCTCAAGAAGGTGCTCAAGGAGATCCGCACCCGCGGCGACATCATCCTGTTCATCGACGAGATCCACACCCTGGTCGGTGCGGGTGCGGCCGAGGGCGCGATCGACGCCGCGTCGATCCTGAAGCCGATGCTGGCCCGTGGTGAGCTGCAGACGATCGGGGCGACCACGCTCGACGAGTACCGCAAGTACGTCGAGAAGGACCCGGCCCTGGAGCGCCGCTTCCAGCCGATCCAGGTGTCCGAGCCGTCGGTCACGCACACCATCGAGATCCTCAAGGGCCTGCGCGACCGGTACGAGGCACACCACCGCGTCACGATCACCGACGACGCGCTGTCCTCGGCCGCGACGCTGGCCGACCGCTACATCAACGACCGCTTCCTGCCGGACAAGGCGATCGACCTGATCGACGAGGCCGGCGCCCGGATGCGCATCCGCCGGATGACCGCTCCGCCGGACCTGCGGGAGTTCGACGAGAAGATCGCGAACGTCCGCCGGGACAAGGAGTCGGCGATCGACGCGCAGGACTTCGAGCGGGCCGCGCACCTGCGCGACCAGGAGAAGACCCTGCTCGGCGAGAAGGCCGAGCGCGAGAAGCAGTGGAAGTCGGGCGACCTCGACGTCGTCGCCGAGGTCGACTCGGAGCAGATCGCCGAGGTCCTGGGCAACTGGACCGGCATCCCGGTCTTCAAGCTGACCGAGGAGGAGACCACCCGGCTGCTGCGCATGGAGGACGAGCTCCACAAGCGCATCATCGGCCAGGAGGACGCGGTCAAGTCGGTCTCGCAGGCCATCCGGCGTACCCGGGCCGGCCTGAAGGACCCGAAGCGCCCGTCCGGCTCGTTCATCTTCGCCGGCCCGTCCGGTGTCGGTAAGACGGAGCTGTCCAAGGCGCTCGCGAACTTCCTGTTCGGCGAGGACGACGCGCTCATCCAGATCGACATGGGTGAGTTCCACGACCGCTACACCGCCTCGCGGCTGTTCGGTGCCCCTCCCGGGTACGTCGGCTACGAGGAGGGCGGCCAGCTCACCGAGAAGGTGCGGCGCAAGCCGTTCTCGGTCGTGCTGTTCGACGAGATCGAGAAGGCGCACCAGGAGATCTACAACACCCTCCTGCAGGTGCTCGAGGACGGCCGTCTCACCGACGGCCAGGGTCGCGTGGTCGACTTCAAGAACACCGTGCTGATCTTCACCTCGAACCTGGGTACCCAGGACATCTCGAAGGCCGTGGGTCTGGGCTTCTCGTCCGGGAACGACGAGGCGTCGAACTACGAGCGGATGAAGACGAAGGTCAACGACGAGCTGAAGAAGCACTTCCGCCCGGAGTTCCTCAACCGCATCGACGACATCATCGTCTTCCACCAGCTCAACCAGGACCAGATCATCGAGATGGTCGACCTGATGATCGGGCGCGTGGAGAAGCAGCTGGCCAACAAGGACATGGCCATCGAGCTCACCGAGCGGTCCAAGAAGCTCCTGGCCCGCCGCGGGTTCGACCCGGTCCTCGGCGCCCGGCCGCTGCGCCGGACGATCCAGCGGGAGATCGAGGACCAGCTGTCGGAGAAGATCCTCTTCGGCGAGCTCGAGGGCGGCCAGATCGTGCTGGTCGACGTCGAAGGGCTCGACGAGGACGCTCCGGAGGACTCGAAGGCCTACGACGACAAGGCGCACTTCACCTTCCGCGGCGAGCGCAAGCCCGCCGAGCCGGTGCCGGACACCCCGCCGGCCGCCCTCACGGGTGGCGACGAGTGA
- a CDS encoding GAF domain-containing protein, with product MTTLRAGLERARDAALSGAPGPGVRPEIRESWSRSLAAAVDPERARPRHTYDPGEIAELRAGHPLAPTLPVLRDTLVEAAEQSRHMMIVTDERGHILWREGARDVLRRAERVELVEGTRWSEDTIGTNAMGTALSDDRPVRIHSAEHLVSAYHPWTCAAAPVHDPETGRQIGVVDVTGPEETFHPMTLSLVTAAARLAEHRLAALTERRDRRLRDTNLPHLARLGATPGALLSPHGRVLAATPSARVPERIALPERGDRVLLDGGVEGFVEPLGEGWLLRVPSAEEPVRPALTLPFLGARTPVVHRDGRPVRLGLRHAEVLTLLALRPEGMTAEQLAVALYGDDGRPITVRAEMHRLRRQVGEDLVRTQPYRLAARVDADFLRLQEALRDGLVRDAAAEAARGPLLPTSESPAVRAEREHLLVSTRSAVLRSGDPDALWALLRSGEGDDEVRRRLRIALPADDPRHDEL from the coding sequence GTGACCACACTGCGAGCCGGCCTGGAGCGCGCGCGGGACGCCGCGCTCAGCGGCGCGCCCGGCCCCGGGGTGCGCCCGGAGATCCGCGAGTCGTGGTCACGGTCGCTCGCCGCCGCCGTCGACCCGGAACGGGCGCGGCCCCGGCACACCTACGACCCCGGCGAGATCGCCGAGCTGCGCGCCGGGCACCCGCTCGCACCGACGCTGCCGGTGCTGCGGGACACGCTCGTCGAGGCGGCCGAGCAGTCCCGGCACATGATGATCGTGACCGACGAGCGCGGCCACATCCTCTGGCGGGAGGGCGCACGCGACGTGCTGCGCCGCGCCGAGCGGGTCGAGCTCGTCGAGGGCACCCGGTGGAGCGAGGACACGATCGGCACCAACGCGATGGGGACCGCGCTGTCCGACGACCGGCCGGTCCGGATCCACTCGGCCGAGCACCTGGTCAGCGCCTACCACCCGTGGACGTGTGCGGCCGCGCCCGTGCACGACCCGGAGACCGGGCGGCAGATCGGCGTCGTCGACGTCACGGGGCCGGAGGAGACCTTCCACCCGATGACGCTGTCCCTGGTCACCGCGGCCGCCCGGCTCGCGGAGCACCGGCTCGCGGCACTGACCGAGCGTCGTGACCGACGGCTGCGCGACACCAACCTGCCCCATCTCGCCCGGCTCGGGGCCACCCCGGGCGCGCTGCTCTCACCGCACGGACGGGTGCTGGCGGCGACGCCGTCGGCCCGCGTCCCGGAACGGATCGCGCTGCCCGAACGGGGCGACCGGGTGCTGCTCGACGGCGGCGTGGAGGGATTCGTCGAACCGCTCGGCGAGGGCTGGCTGCTGCGGGTCCCCTCCGCGGAGGAGCCCGTGCGGCCGGCGCTGACCCTGCCGTTCCTCGGGGCCCGCACCCCGGTGGTGCACCGCGACGGCCGTCCCGTCCGGCTCGGCCTGCGGCATGCCGAGGTCCTCACCCTGCTGGCCCTCCGTCCGGAGGGGATGACCGCCGAGCAGCTCGCCGTCGCACTCTACGGCGACGACGGGCGCCCGATCACGGTCCGCGCCGAGATGCACCGGCTGCGCAGGCAGGTCGGGGAGGATCTCGTCCGGACCCAGCCGTACCGGCTCGCCGCGCGGGTCGACGCCGACTTCCTGCGGTTGCAGGAGGCGTTGCGGGACGGGCTCGTCCGGGACGCCGCCGCCGAGGCCGCCCGCGGCCCCCTCCTGCCGACCTCGGAGTCGCCCGCCGTCCGGGCCGAGCGCGAGCACCTGCTCGTCTCGACGCGGTCCGCGGTGCTGCGCTCGGGCGACCCGGACGCGCTGTGGGCACTGCTGCGCTCCGGCGAGGGGGACGACGAGGTGCGCCGGCGCCTGCGCATCGCCCTCCCGGCCGACGACCCGCGGCACGACGAGCTCTGA